Genomic DNA from Thermodesulfobacteriota bacterium:
GAGTCGGCCTTTGGGTTGTTGGATACGGGAAGACGCCTCCGGGTTTCAACCGGCGCGGGTCACTGCTGGTAAGGGAGCTGCGAGCTCTTTGCGGTTTCCGTGCAGGGAGGGGAAGCCCAAGGCGACCAACGCACCTACTATACCCTACTTCGGCCGTCTGCCCCAACTACTTGAATTCATCGCATACACTTTTCTTGCGGCTCCCGTGTCGTCCCCCGGGGGCAGGCGCCCACCGACCCGGATCTCGCCCGGTGCCGCCCGGGGAAGATTCCGTCAGCCCTGGACCAGGAGGGCCGCCACCCGGTCCCGGTACGCAAAGCTTCCCGGGAAACACGGCTTTCCTCCCCGGCGCCGGAACGCCTACTTCTTCTTGGCCTCGTCCTTCTTGCAAAACTCCACCGGCTTGCCGCAGGTGGGGCACTTCTTGGGCTTGCAGCGGCCTTCCTTTTCGAGGCCGCAGTCGGGGCACGTCCAGGTCGCCATGCTACGCCTCCTCTTCCGCCGAGAGTTCTTCCGCGAGGCAGATCGCGGGCAGATTGCGGTACCGTTCGTCCAGATCCAGGCCGTACCCCACGAGGAAGCCCGATTCCAGGCCGAACCCCCGATAGTGCACGGGAACTTCCGCCTCCCGGCGGCCCGTCTTGTCCACCAGGGCGCACACCCGGACGCTGGCGGCGTCGGCGGCCTCCAGGTCCTTGAGGAGTTTGGCCAGGGTGCGTCCCGAGTCGACGATCTCCTCGACCACGATCACGTGCCGCCCGGCCACCGGGTCCGAGAGCGACAGGAGCTCGCGCACCGACCCGGAGGACGACGTGCCCGCCCCGTAGGAGGACAGCCGCACGAAATCCACCGAGCAGGGAACGCGCAGATGCCGCACCAGATCGGCGAGGAAGAGGAACGAGCCCTTGAGCACGCCGATCAGGTGCACGTGCTGGCCCGCGAAGTCCAGGTTGATGGCCTCCGCCAGGCGGACGACGACTTCGCGGATCTGCTCTTCCGAATAGACGACCTTCACCGCCTGCTCCTCGTTGACACGCGCGGCCGATGGGCTACCCTGGGTCGCCGAACTTTTACCATAGGCCCTCGGCGGATGCCAGGGACCCGTCGGCCCTCGATCCACCGCGTGGGTGGTAAGCGGGGTCCGGGAGCCCCTACGCTGCGCCGTACGATCCGCGACGATTCGAAGGGGCAGGTCCGGCGGAGCGCAAGGACTCCCGGACCCCGCCTTTTGCCCGGGCGGAGGATCGTGGCCCCCCAAAGGTTTGGGATTCTGGAGGGGCCGGGTGAGCCCGGGCGGAGGAAGCGACATGCTCGACAGGGTTCTGGTGCCGGTGGACTTCTCGCCCATGTCCAAGCATGCCCTGCGGGCGGCGCTGGTCATGGCCCGCAAGAGCCCCCTGGAGATCCACCTCCTGCACGTCATCCCCGAGTACGAGGTGCACAGCGCGTTCCACATCTCCCTGCCCGAGCGGGGTGAGATCGAGTCCCAGGCGGGGCGGTGGGCCGAGAGGGCCTTCGAGACCTACTTGAGGGGTGAGAGCCTGGGGGATGCCCTGCTGGTGAAGGCCGTGCGGTACGGCAACCCCGCCCGGGTCGTGTGTCAGTATGCCGACGAGGTCGGCGCCGCGGTGATCCTGATTGCCAGCCACGGCCGCTCGGGCTTCGAGCGGGCGGTGTTTGGAAGCGTGGCGGAGAAGGTCCTGCGCACCTGCCGCCAGCCCGTGATGGTCGTCAAGGGAGACGTTTAGACGAGAGGGAGGAAGCCATGCCCGTGCACATCCGCAACATCCTCGTGCCCCTGGACTTGAGCCCCGCCAGCGACCGGGTTTCGCAGTACGCCTCGGCCATGGCCCGGTGCTTCGGCGCGCGGGTCACCGTACTCCTGGTGGTCGAGGAAGCCGAGGGGCTCCGGGGCCTCAACCTGCCCCGCATCTCCTACGACGAGTTGATTCCCGATCTGGAGGATCGGGCCCGCGGCCGGCTGGAGGCCTATGGGCGAAAGCACCTGGGGGACGTCCCGGAGCTCGAACTGCGCGTCACCCGCGGAGAGCCCTGGGAGAAGATCCTGGCTGCGGCGAAGGAGATCGGAGCCGACCTCGTGGTCATGGGCACCCACGGGCGCAGGGGGCTGGACCGCGCCCTGTTCGGGAGCACGGCCGAGCGGGTGCTGCGCCGCTCCCCCGTACCGGTGGTGGCGGTTCCCCTGGCGGAGGAGGCGAGCTGATGCCGACCGCTTCCCGCCCCGGGACGCCCAAAGGGCGCTCGGGCATGGTCCTCCTGACCTTGGGGCTCCTGGTCCTGGCGGCGCTGCCCGCGGCGGCGGCCGGGAGCAGCGCGTCCCTCGCGGTGCAGCCGGGCGAGCTCGTTCCCGACATGGCCTTCGAGGTCCTCCTGGCCCCCGAGGACTATTCCGCCCTCGGGCTGCCTCGCGGCGAAGGTCCCTTCCGCCTTTCCGAGGTGCCGGGAGAGCTCCTCGTCCTGGAGTTTTTCAACCGGTACTGCCTCACCTGCCAGCGCCAGGCCCGCTACCTGGATTCCTTCTGGGGGGTGGTGCGCTCCGGCGACCTGGCGGGCCGCGTGGGAGTGCTGGCGGTGGGCGTCGGCAACCGACTCCGGGATCTCGCGAGCTTTCGCCGGGAGTTCGGGGCGGGCTACCCCCTCGCCCCCGACCCCACCTTCGACCGCCTCCGGGAGCTGGGAGACCCGGGGGGGACCCCCTTTACCGCCTTCCTGCTCCGCCGGGGGGAAGGCTGGCTGCTCGCCGACCACCACCTGGGGCTCCAGGGCGACGTGGAGCTCATGGCCCGGGTGCGCGTGCTGCTGGCGGGTCGGGCCGGCTTTGCCGCCGCCGCACCGGGGCCGCTCCGGGACAGCCAGCGCCTGCGGTCCTACCTCTCCTCTGCCGAGGAACTCGAGCGCGCCCGCGCCTTTCTCACCCGGGTGAGCGGCCGGAGCGTGGAGGTGGCCGTCCGCACCCTGGCGGACGGAACCCGGGTCTTCGAGGCCCGGGCCCCGGACGGGACTCCCACCGGGCTCTACGGCCGCGTCGGGAGTCGGGACCCCGTGTGCGACATCTGCCACGCGGTCCACTTCTTCTTTGCCTTCGACGCTCGGGGCACCGCCCGGGGGTTCGAGCCCATCCACGTAACCAAGTACGGAAACGAGCTCTGGAGCGAGGCCGACGTGGCCCGGACCGTCCGCGCCCTGGAGGGCCGACGGCTCGCAGACCTCCAGTTCGACCCCGACGTGGACGCGGTGACGAGCGCCACCATGAGCTCGGCCCTCATCTTCGACGAGGTGCGCCGCGCCGCCCCCCTGGCGGCGGAGCTCTCCCGCCCGTAGATTTCATCTGGATCGGTATCGGGTCCAAATCGATTTCGATACCGATAGCGATAGCGATGAACGGGGTGGGACCTACCCCAGGCGGGCCAGGGCTTTGAGGCGGTCCCAGTCCCGGTCCACCTGCCCCTGGATCCGGTCCAGGTCCTCCCGGCCCAGGTGCCGGAACCGCCCCTGGGCCTCGAAGTAGGCGTCCACCAGGTACCCCACCGGCTCCAGGTTGATGGTGTAGCGCTCCCCGTCCTCCACCTCGTAGAGGGGGAAGATCCGGGTCTGCACCGCCAGGCGCGCCAGCCGCACGCTGACCTCGCTTGCTACCTTCCAGCCCGTGGGGCAGGTGGCGTAGATGTGCAGGAACTTGGTTCCGTGGAGGGCGACGGCCTTCTGGACCTTGCGCACCAGGTCTTCGGGGTAGGCGATGGAGGCCGTGGCGGCGTAGGGAATCCGGTGCGCCGCCAGGATCTGCATGATGTCCTTCTTGCGGGTGCGCTTGGGGCTGCCGGTGGGGGTGGTGGTGGTCCACGCACCGGGAGGCGTCGCCCCCGAGGCCTGGACCCCCGTATTCATGTAGGCCTCGTTGTCGTAGCAGACGTACAGGAGGTCCTCGTTGCGCTCCGCGGCTCCGGAGAGGGCCTGGAGCCCGATGTCGAAGGTGCCGCCGTCCCCGGCCCAGGTGACCACCTGGGTCTCGGTCTCGCCCCGGGCGTCCAGGGCGGCCCGGATGCCGCTGGCCACGGCCCCCCCGGTCTCGAAGGCGGTGTGGAGGATCGGCACCCGGAGCGCCGAGTAGGGGAAGGGGCCCGCGATGATGGACCAGCAGCAGGCCGGCAGGGCCACCACGGCCTTTTCGTTCAGACCCTTGAGAAGGAAGCGCATGGCGATGGCGGCCCCGCACCCCGGGCACGCCAGGTGCCCCGAGACCATCCGTTCGCTTGCCGGCAGCTCGATGGACACGATCGCTCCTTCTATTCCTTCAGCCCCGCCCACAGGAGATCCTCCGGGGGAGCCTCCCCGAGGGACCGCTCCACCACCGCGGAGATGGTCTGGGGGGTGATGTCGCGCCCGCCCAGGCCCGCCACGAAGGGGTAGACCGCCGGGCGCCGTTCCAGGCGCGCCAGGGCTGCTTGGATCTCCTGGGCGAAGATGCCCCCGTAGCCGAAGGAGAGGTTGCGGTCGATCACCGCCACCCGCTCGTAGGGCTCGAGCACCCGGCGGACCTCCGCCTGGGGGAACGGGCGGAAGAGGCGCAGCTTCACGAGGTCCACGGGGGTTCCTCTGCGCCCCAGCTCCTCCTGGGCCACCCGAGCCGTACCGGTCACCGAGCCCGTGGTGACCAGCGCCAGGGGGGCCCGCGCCCCCTCGCGGAAGGGTACGAGCTGGACCATGGGATAGGAGCGCCCGAACCGGCCCCCGTACTCGGCGTCGAGGGCGGGGTACAGCCGCAGGGCCTCCTCCATGGCCTGCTGCATCTTGTACCGGAACTCCATGTAGTAGTCCGGGCTCGCCAGCTGGTGGAAGGCCCGGGGATCCCGGGTATCCAGGATCTCCGTGGGCGTCCAGGGCGGCAGGAAGGCGTCCACCGCCTGCTGATCGGGCACGTCTACGGGCTCATAGGTGTGGGACAGGAAGAAGGCGTCGAGCGCCACCATCATGGGCAGGCTCACCTGCTCGGCGAGCTTGTAGGCCAGGAGGATCGAGTCGAGCACCTCCTGCACGTCCTCGCAGTAGACCTGCATCCAGCCCGTGTCCCGCTGGGCCAGGCTGTCGGTCTGGTCGGCCCAGATGTTCCACCCGGGCCCCAGGGCCCGGTTCACCTCGGCCATGACCACCGGGAGCCGGGCACCCGCCGCCCAGTGGAGCATCTCGTGCATCAGGGCCAGGCCGTGGCTCGAGCTGGCGGTAAAGGTGCGAGCGCCCGCCGAGGCCGCGCCGATCACCGCGGCCAAGGCCGAGTGCTCGCTCTCCACCCGGACGTACTTGGCGTCGAGCACGCCATCGGCCACGAGCTCGGCCAGCCGCTCCACGATGTGGGTCTGGGGGGTGATGGGGTAGGCGCTGATCACCTGGACCCGGGCGAGGTCCACGGCGCAACTCACCGCGTGGCTGCCCTCGAGGACCCGCCTCATCGGGGCTCCTCCTCCAGCACCATGGCGTTGCGGGGGCATTCCACCACGCACACGCCGCACCCCTTGCAGTAGTCGTAGTCGATCTCCCGGCTCCCGGCCCGCAGGTCGCGCAGCACCGAGACGTCGGGGCAAAAGAGGT
This window encodes:
- a CDS encoding RCKP-type rubredoxin-like domain-containing protein, with translation MATWTCPDCGLEKEGRCKPKKCPTCGKPVEFCKKDEAKKK
- the hpt gene encoding hypoxanthine phosphoribosyltransferase, which produces MKVVYSEEQIREVVVRLAEAINLDFAGQHVHLIGVLKGSFLFLADLVRHLRVPCSVDFVRLSSYGAGTSSSGSVRELLSLSDPVAGRHVIVVEEIVDSGRTLAKLLKDLEAADAASVRVCALVDKTGRREAEVPVHYRGFGLESGFLVGYGLDLDERYRNLPAICLAEELSAEEEA
- a CDS encoding universal stress protein, with amino-acid sequence MLDRVLVPVDFSPMSKHALRAALVMARKSPLEIHLLHVIPEYEVHSAFHISLPERGEIESQAGRWAERAFETYLRGESLGDALLVKAVRYGNPARVVCQYADEVGAAVILIASHGRSGFERAVFGSVAEKVLRTCRQPVMVVKGDV
- a CDS encoding universal stress protein; the encoded protein is MPVHIRNILVPLDLSPASDRVSQYASAMARCFGARVTVLLVVEEAEGLRGLNLPRISYDELIPDLEDRARGRLEAYGRKHLGDVPELELRVTRGEPWEKILAAAKEIGADLVVMGTHGRRGLDRALFGSTAERVLRRSPVPVVAVPLAEEAS
- a CDS encoding thiamine pyrophosphate-dependent enzyme — its product is MVSGHLACPGCGAAIAMRFLLKGLNEKAVVALPACCWSIIAGPFPYSALRVPILHTAFETGGAVASGIRAALDARGETETQVVTWAGDGGTFDIGLQALSGAAERNEDLLYVCYDNEAYMNTGVQASGATPPGAWTTTTPTGSPKRTRKKDIMQILAAHRIPYAATASIAYPEDLVRKVQKAVALHGTKFLHIYATCPTGWKVASEVSVRLARLAVQTRIFPLYEVEDGERYTINLEPVGYLVDAYFEAQGRFRHLGREDLDRIQGQVDRDWDRLKALARLG
- the porA gene encoding pyruvate ferredoxin oxidoreductase; protein product: MRRVLEGSHAVSCAVDLARVQVISAYPITPQTHIVERLAELVADGVLDAKYVRVESEHSALAAVIGAASAGARTFTASSSHGLALMHEMLHWAAGARLPVVMAEVNRALGPGWNIWADQTDSLAQRDTGWMQVYCEDVQEVLDSILLAYKLAEQVSLPMMVALDAFFLSHTYEPVDVPDQQAVDAFLPPWTPTEILDTRDPRAFHQLASPDYYMEFRYKMQQAMEEALRLYPALDAEYGGRFGRSYPMVQLVPFREGARAPLALVTTGSVTGTARVAQEELGRRGTPVDLVKLRLFRPFPQAEVRRVLEPYERVAVIDRNLSFGYGGIFAQEIQAALARLERRPAVYPFVAGLGGRDITPQTISAVVERSLGEAPPEDLLWAGLKE